The following DNA comes from Capsicum annuum cultivar UCD-10X-F1 chromosome 7, UCD10Xv1.1, whole genome shotgun sequence.
AAAACTGCATTTAGCAAGAGACCGATAACGTTGCTAATCAACAGAAATTCATCGCTAAATCCATTTAGAGATGGATCAGCGACAAAATATTATTCGTTGATATATTGCGCATTGCTAACCATTTAGCAACGGAAAAATAAAATCTGTTGCTAGATTTGCAACAGAATAGAGACGTCCTATATCCGTTGCTATATTTTAGCAACGAATATATTCGTTGTTATATTTATAAGTTTCATTACTAATTTCATGTTGTATTTCATCATTTTGATTATTTCCTAACCAAATATTTCATTGTCAGTCCATCActaaaaattcccaatttttgtgacaaaaaatatttttctcaaccCGTTGCAAATGTTTTAGTTTGGCAATGAGTAATTTTGTCGCTAAATCTGTCGTCAttacttttatatcttttatatgtattttaaatattaatagaatattataaaattcttattatacccaatattcatataaaaaaagtcACATATATATAGACAGCAAAATCTTCTTATAATATCCAACATGTATATAAAAGAacctatatatatagatagaaaaAGTCTAAACATCCTTAATACCAAACATAGCAACATCTAAACACATAAGTATGTCCAAAACATCCTCAATACCTACATCCATCAAGTGTAATTTTTTGTTGCACAATTTTAAACGTTTCAATAAAATAGAccatcaaaaaccaaaaaaatagacCATCAAAAACCAATGCACTGATCGTCAAAAGCATCACAACTGATCAAGATCATTGCAATCATCATTTAAGGAATCAAGATCGTCCAAAGGAGTAGCCGGAGGTGTGACAACTGATCGTGAAGAAACCAACTTTTGTACCTCTTTAATGACAAtaggaaaaaaatgatttttaagtGCGGGAATCAATCGCTTCACAAACTCATCCAAATACGAATCTGTAGCTGGTACCAATTCATGTGAAGCTTAAGATGAATTCTTTCCACAAAAAATACATAGAGTTTGGCCGTAGTAGCCTTTGGCTTCTGATCCAAGACCAAATACTCTTCGCTTCTTTTCTCCTCCGGCAGCTTGGTAATATGCTTCAATTTGATCAATAATAGATTCTGATAATGTTTTTTCTCGTaatatttcttcaaatctttCCTGTAATAGTGGAAGTAAAATTATAACGGATTGTACTTACTAATGATTAGATACCAAAAAgtactttaaactaaaaaatgagaattaagTAAACTACTACATTAAGATTTAATCTTACATGGACGATTCGGGAACGTTCATCAATGAAAGATTTTCCATCATGACCATGTGTGTGAAGATGCAAATGTAACTCACTTGGTGTCAGATCTCGACCCATTTCAGCAGCATGTAAAAAAGAAGTATTGAGCATTGTACTAGAACAAAACTATTGGAACATTTCATGTAAGCCAAAAATATTTGTAAAGCCATAATTCAAGTGGAACGTAGTTGGTCATCAAGTAAATATTATTAGTCGCGTGATCAGAACTATGTTATCCAATACATTGTTCTTACTAAGCAATGACTGGAAAGAGATTGTTGAATTTCATTGCATCAAATTTACTGAGAATATATGCTAATAATGAACATTTAGAAATTTCCAGTTAGATTCCAATGTGAAGGTTATATAAGATGAAAACCAATCACATAAAACAGACAAGTAATTTCCAGAATCATAAGGTCTGAATACGTAAATATATGAATCCTCGGTAATATACCACTCTGCGACATATAAGCACAGTTTACATTGCAGTTTTTTAGGTTACAAGACAATAACAAAACACAACATACCAAATACAACACAGGAGATAGAAACAGTGAGAAGTGATTAACATTTGAGATAAACAGTAAACAGAAATGCAACAATAGCATAACGTTGAACTAACTTTAGACTGTCTCACAACAAATTACAGTTTAATACTTGAAATATATACTTACAAGTCTCTTTCGGTACTCTCCAATTGAGATAGATCCTCCCGTTTGAGTTTCTGCAGCGACTTTTTTGCGTCCACGAAGAATCTGTACATTTATTTTGGACTTTTCAACACACTTTGGATCTGCCGAAAGTCACTGCCAGCTTTCCCAGATATCTTCATGCATAAAATCTTGCTGAATCcctttctctttgattttagcAATGAAATTTCTATACATAGTTGCTGCCTTACTCTACCAGTGTTTCTTTACTGCAGCATCAGTAATGGAAGAAACCCAATAGAagtgtttctgaaataaatttccaaGATAACACATTAATATCgtatttataaaaataagtaTACTTTACAAAATCAATTATGATGAAGATGTATACCTTGAATTCCCCAAAATAGCCATCTTTTATGTCATATGAGACACCTTTCCAATTGACTCCATTATGATCAAGTTCATTTTTGAAAGACTCGTGTATCATATTAGAGCATGCTTTAGAAGGTTGCAATCTATATCAATGTGAAGACATTATTTAGAGGTtactataattaaaaaataatatataataataattgacaAAAAATGGACTAACCCTGTAGAAGTTATAGTAACAAGGGTCCGCACATGGCTCCGACTGGAATTACTTTCTCTATTTGTGTTGCTACGAGATATGTCCTCACCTACTTGGTTAGTTTGTGAAGACGTACCTATAGTTGTTGGGTTGGTCTGATTTAGAGTAGTAGGAGACGTAttaccatgattaaaagttgGAGCACCTACGCCACCAACTGTTTGTGGTGCAACTATAGGAGTGGGAATAGTAGGCATGTTTGCAGTACGAACAGGCATATTAGTCCTAGCTGCTGACTTGCCCACACGCCTTATGCTTCCTCGACTTGTACCTCTTCCTCGAGtcatatctattaaaaaaattatacttgttAAAGTAGAAAGAAGATGGCAATTTTACACAAAAAGTCACAAATACCTTACAGCAACATACCTCACTGTCATTCTGGAATCCCATGTAACATTGGAATACTCACAATAAAAACCAAGAACAGATCAAGAACCACCAACATAATAAGAACCACCAAAATACTCACAACAAGAATCACCAACAGATCAAGAATCACCAATAGAACTaccaaaatacaacaaaatactCCCATTGTAATTCTTCCCATAAGAATTCCTCCCAAATGAAGAACCAACAACAGAACAAAAACAACCAATAGAATCATCAAAATACTCACAACAAGAACCACCAACAGGTCATGAACTACCAACAGAACCACCAAAATGCTACAGAATACTCCCATTGTAATTCTGTCCACAAGAACTCTCAAATGAAGAACCAACAACAGATcatcaaccaaaaaaaataaaacatatatatatgtggaGATAGAAAGCGGACAGGAAGTTGATTATGTTCAGCCATTTTCAAGGATGAAGTCGATTAGTTAAGACACTCACCTATTTGGTTTCTTAGAGTAGATGTACCTTCTCTTGTTTTATTCATCTGATTTAGAGCAGTCAGAGATGATACGGGAGTTGTATGGTTGCTACCATCACCAGAAGTTTGAACCGTTGATCTAATTTGAGGAATCAATGGTTGAActtgatttgtattattttgaccaCCTATGACATCATCTTGAGAAGTAACAATAGCAGGAGTGGGAACAGTAGGTATGTCTGCAGTAACATCATTATTACTCCTAACTGCAGACTTGCCTCCACGCCCTGTTCTTCCGCGACCTCGACCTCTAGtcatatctataaaaaaaactGTATTAGTTAAAGTGGAAATAATATGCAAACTTAATAATACCAAGAGAAACAAACAACAATATATAGATAAGGTATTAGAAAATGTAAAAGCACAGTTGTAGCCTAAGAAAATGAAAGAGTCAAAAATTGAGAAGTAGATCATAAAACCAATTGAAGCAACAAGTTTTGTGTAAACAAATagacaaagaaaatgatactAGTTCGACAAAATGGCtgctcacaaaataaaaataagatacaaTAGCATATTTTTTATCAAGCACTAATCGCTATTTGTGTCTTTTTCCAaaactttctcttcatcttcctcaGTTTCCTCAGTTTCATACTCTTCTTCTGTAGCATCCTCTTGGTTGTCATGATGTTCTTGTAATAAACCATCATCAGTGACTTTATCCATTTCAATTAATCCACCATTTGCATCATGTAAGTGTATGCTTTCATCTGTGGCAACATTCATGTCTATCTTGTAGACTTGAACTTCTTCAACTTGAAATGGAATATTTAGTTCTATAGCTGTCTCAATTTCCTCATCGAATAATTGAACAACATTTTGAGGTTTGATATTCAATACAGCTACCCAATCATCCTTGTCCTTTTTCTTGATAGGATAAGACACATAACACACTTGAGTTTCTTGCATTGTCAGAATAAAaggttcatattttttatatcggCGACAATGGTTAATATCAACCAATTTATACTGATTATTCATTTTAACACCAACATCCATAGTTGGGTCAAACCATTCATATTTGAATAGTACAGTTCGCTTTAAAGGTGTTTCGCGGTATTCCACTCCTAGAATCTTTTTTATCCACCCGTAGAAATCACCAAAAGTTGGATCTGAAATACAAACTCCACTATTCATTGTTGATCTTGCGCTACCATGAAAATCTGTATGAAACTTGTATCCATTAACAAAATACACCGAATGAGATGTAGTGCCTATCAATGGTCCACGAGCAAGACTACATAGGAATTCATTGTCAATATGATTGAGCCGCACCTATTTAGAAGATtataaaatttagttcaatttcATAAGTTAATTTAAGTGCATAATGGTATAAAAGATCTTAATTTTTAAAGCCTTACATATTGCTTGAACCATATAGAGAAATTTGCTTCAAAGCTCTCAATTATTTGATCTTGAGAGACATTTGGAAATTCTTATTGCAAACGTTGCACAAAcatatttcatttaaaaaaaaaaagatttcaatttcaagtcatgatttaTGAATATGCTTATAAAATTTAGTTGATACAACTAACTTTGTTACCTTACATATGGATCAACCTCTTCACAATTTAGCAAAATGTAAGTTTGGGCAGCGTTGATTTCCTGAAAAGTTAGATTCCTCTTTTTCTTATTCTCCCCATAATCGTTCGGGATGGGTGAATATTGATAAATTTCCTTCAACTTCTTCCACAATACCACCATCATCATTTCGATCCACATTATGATTGCGTGTCATGACATAtggttcaaaataatgagaaaataatagTGTTGACACTGCATCAAGTAAGCTTCACATATATAACCctcaacactttctttatttCCAGCCATTCTTTTAAGACTCCCAAGATACCTAAATAGAAAAATGGATAAACCATCACATTTGAAAAGTAAATAACAACATTATTCTCACAAGTTAAACTTGAATTTTTGCATTACCTTTCAAAAggatacatccatcgatattGTACAGGTCCAGTAATCTTTGTTTCTTATGGAAGGTGCACAGGCAGATGTTCCATTGAGTCAAAGAACCCAGGAGGAAAAATACGTTCTAACTTACACAAGATTTGTGGAATATCTCCCTGTAATCTCTCCATTTCATCCACTCGAAGAGTAGCCGATGTAAGATCTTTAAAGAATAAGCTCAATTTTGTAAGTGCCTACCATACATTATTTGGAAGTAGTTCACGAAAATCAATAGGCATCAACTGTTGTATGAACACATGACAATCATGACTCTTCATGCCAAATAACCTTTTCACAGATGTGTCTGGGCATCTACCCAAATTTGAAATATACCCATCTGGAAATTTTAAGCCTTTCACCTAATTAAACAAGATTGTGCTTGCTTCCTTGTCTATTATATATACAGCTTTGGAATATTTTTCAGAAGCATCCTTTGCCAAATAAGGTCGATCACAATAATTGACCATATCTAGGCGAACTTGTAGattgtctttgattttcttatcaataGTGAGGACCGTATTAAATACAttatcaaagaagtttttctcaatatgcatgacATTGAGGTTATGTCGAATCATGTTAGAACTTCACTAAGGTAAATCCCAAAAGATGCTTTGCTTTTTCCATTCACAAGAACTACATATTCGTTGATTAACTTCTTCTGCATCTAACTCTTTTACTTTTCTTATCCCCAAATCACAAATTTGATTCAATATCTCTTCTCCGGTTCTGTATGGTGGTGGTGATCTTTTAACAGTTCgacttttaagaaaaatttaacgATCTCTCCTAAATAGATGATATTAGTCAAGGAACATTCTGTAACAGTCAAACCATGATGTTTTCCAACCATGTTGTAATCTAAAGGATTGTGTTTCCTCCATACAATAAGGATAAGAAAACTTACCTACAGTACTCCATCCTGATAACATAGAATATACTGGAAAGTCACTGATTGTCCACATCAAAGCTACccttaattgaaaattttattttttggagataTCAAATGCTTTTACACCTGTCTCCCACAACAACGTCAATTCCTTTATAAGAGGCTGtagataaacatcaattttatgtttgggatTATTTGGCCCAGGAACAATGACAGTTAAGAACATATAAGCCTCTTTCATGCACATCCCTGGAGGCAAATTGTATGGAGTGACAATTACTGGTCATGATGAATATTTTCTCCCAGACTGACTGAATGGTTGGAAACCATCAGTATATAACCCCAACCTAACATTTCTCGGTTCATCAGCAAAAAAATGATGACTTTCATTGAAGTTCTTCCAAGCTTCAGAGTCTGATGGATGATGCATTACTCCATCCTCTTTTATATGTTCATGATGCCATGTCATGTCAGCTTCTGTAGTATGGGATGCATATAATCTATTCAATCTAGGAattaaaggaaaataatacatcCTTTTGTAAGGGACCAATTTCCTCTTACGAGAGCCAACTCGATGCTTATACCTCTCTTTTCCACAAAATTTACAAGAGGTAAGATGTTCATGGTCTTCCCAATACAACATACAACCtgattcacaacaatcaatctttTCAACCGGTAAACCTAAGCTACGTACTAGCTTCTTAGTCTGATAATAACTATCAAGTAATAGGTTATCTTCCGATAAAGACTCTTTAAACAATTGCATTATTTGGCTAAAACCCCTCTGTGACATATTATTTTTCATCTTAATATTTAACATTCGAGAGATTACTGCAAGTTGAGAGAGGGAAGAACCAGGATACAATTTTGCATCAGCAGAGTGcaacaattcataaaatttttgGTACTATAAATTAGGCTCCTCCTCCATCGAAGTTTCATGTTCCTCCTCAATTGAAGGTTCATACAAATGAGATGGTCTAGATTCAATATTGTTGTAACCATGGTTAAAGTTGGGACCAGCAGCATCCAAAATCATTTGTCGATATGGATTATCATATCCCAATTCAAGTTGAGCACCATTGATCAAATCATTACCGAATGAAATCTCACCTATCAGATCTGCTTTCCCTTAATGTTTCCAAACACAATAGTCCTTAACAAATCCATCATGAAGAAAGTGATATCTAACCGTTTCAACATCCTTGTATTCAATGTTGCCACATTTTTTACATAGACATCTAATGTTGTTACCACTCATGTAATTTTGTTGAGAACATGCAAAGAGGATAAAGTTATTCACACCAGTAATGAATCTAGAGTTTATAGCCCATCGGCCATCCAACCTATCATACATCCATCCACGCTCTAGATTATTCATATTCCTATTAATGTCAACATAAACAACATAGTTAGATTTTTACATTTTAGTAATTCATACATCCAAGATTACCACTAAagtgaagaaataattaaatatcttaaCAAACTGGaatatatctttcaatttttataaGGAGATAGAATATATCAGTCATTTTTCTTCTAAATAAACAAGAAATCACAAACACAACATATCATTCATTGTCCTTCTTAGTAAGTGTTAGCGAAAAAGTTTAATTACATACAAAACTGAAACTTCTATCATTACAATCATAAGGCATGAGGCAAAGCTCCCGACAACAAGATTAAAACGTCAAATTTCAGCAAAGTACATACCTAAAATCTGAACAttaaacaaaatctaaaaataagttGCAACTTTGTtggcaaaaataaacaaataaagtcTACAACTTTAACACAAAGTTACATCACAAAAGTTAATTGAATTTAAAGTGAATCCTCAATCGGtaagtaaaagaaaatagagaCAGTTTCACGAATAATAAAGAACACAAACGGCAATAGataaacatatgaaaaactaatcgAAAATcatttaaaaggaaaaatgttATAGTACAAGATATATGCTAGATCACTTTCTGACACTTGCTGGTATCCTTAGTGGATCTCtctgaaaatccaaaatataacatcacaatcaaattaagaaaaaacaacaacatataacAAATGTGATCCCACAAATGGAATCTTTGGAAGAATAAAGGCTAAACAGTCAACACAACAAAACAGAAAATGATTATGACAATTACACAATttcaaagaaacatgaaacataCTACATTTTAATGTTTACAGAAAATCAGAACAACAGTAAGCAAAAGTGACTCAAACTACTCtatgttttctaattttttcaacatGCAACACACTAAGTACAACCTTACATAAACCTGTACATAAAAAAGACAACTAAACCAcacaaatgaaaaatttattgaaGAAATCAGAGATTAATGAACCTGGAACAGAAGAtataaaaaacaacataaatagaagttaagaggaaaaatattaTTCCCATTTCGATTAAATAACCATTAACACAACATTTTAACATGACAATCGAACAACGAAAATTGAAAAAGCTCAAAAAACCCACAAATAgaacttcaaataaaaaatcaaaaaccctaacataATCAGTGTATGCAAAACACTGAAAATTAAACCACAACTAGAAATTTTGTTGAAGAAATTTCAGATTCATAGACATGCAACATTGGAATATCAAAATCCCCATAAAAATAATTCTGAGAAAGAAAATACGGTTTTCATTTCGAGTAAATAaccatttatcaatttttttaacacAATAATCGAAGAACCCTaactgaaatagctcaaaaaatcCTAAACATATCATTAACACGTCACTTCTaacatagaaattaagaaattaaaagaggaGAAACAACTAAAATTACGAGATATAAAATCTAGCCTCTAATTTAGATTCAAAATTCGCCAATTGACACTCTTTTCGACTGATATTGAGAGATTAGGGAGAGAAAAGGGAAAGAGGACTGTTTTTGGAGAGAGAGGCGGATGATGTTATGTTTTGGgaacaaagtgaaataaaagacATAGCCCTAATATTAGGTTGGTAGGGTGACGGATTTAGCAacggatatataatctattgctaatcattaattaaatatatacctaatatattattaaaaatggtaaaatacTTCCAGCGACAGTATTTCTGTTGCTATTGCCGTCTCCACCATGTCAAAAAGAATTTCTCCCATTTTTGTCGCTAATTTTGTCACCAAAATAAAGGCGCCAATATTTACCGCCAAAACTTAGCAACTAATTTTATATTTCGTCGTCATTCCATCACTAATTAGGCTATTAATTTTAATTTCGTTTGTTTAGCGACAGAATTTCTATTTCGTTGCAATTCTGTCGTTAATTAGCGACGAAAAAACTTTTGTTGCTATAAATTCGTTGCTAAACgcatttttttttgtagtggttattggtttattattattgggttattcggttaatggttttataaaaaaaaattattgggttattggttcggttcgattttttcttattggattattgggtaaaccgataacccaataaatataaatatatatatatatatatatatatatatgacttattatatatttctctttaaatCTACCagttaacaaacctattatttcaattagacaaactcttaatttctcctaacaacatttagttcaaacttgaagattaaAACAAAGTATGTAGGATTTTTgattgcaactaagattcaatttttttttcattttagttactactatttctattttatgagtattttcttatcggttaaatcaaaaaccaaaccgttaaggactaaaaatcgataaactgaaaaccaataaaaaatatcatattgatttggttattggtttagcatatttaaaaaccgaaaatcgataaaccgaacagataatatataaaaccaaaccaaaccgaccgatgcacacctcTAATAGACAGAACTGAAAGCCCAGTAAGAGTGCAAACTATTTCGAAACTATTTCTGAATTTCAATTTCAAGACTACTTCACGTGAGAACTTGAAATTAGCTAATTAGGTTAATTTGGAGCCCTTGTTAAAACAATTTTTCTGatattctatttctttttcaaaataaaattattttcttgaaaaaaaaaaaagacatgttACTTTATACTTCGAAAGAAACAAGCTTCTTGTTGAATTATGATTGACCATAGAAATTTATGaccaaattaggattttattgagctttgactttttctttttgaagacaATATAAGTGTAGTAACTTTTAAAAGTTTAGATTGAATCTAACAATCGGAAGTGTTAGGATTGATGGTAGAAAGTTGTATATTAAAATTGAATCCATTTGGAGTTGATTAAGGCttattttgaaacaaaatattTTGGGAATTTCTACCCAAACATAACAATTGGATTTCGTTGGATCCCTAGAATTTCAACCACAAATACAAAAAGGAACTTGTGATATGTTAGGATTTGACCAGAAATACTGACGAATCACCATAACTTGTTATACCAAGTCTTGatcaataaaaattaagaaaattacaaaaaaaaaaaaaaatgtaactaGTAATGTTATATCACAAAATATAGTGACTCTATGTTACATTACCAAATATGACccaattctatataaaaaaaaaaaaagttactttaTATCCTTAACTAGATTATTAGTCTCTGTCTTACATCTTCCATCTTAGTCTTACAAAATAGGAGGAATGACAATAGAAATTACTTACTCGTGTGTAGATCATCACAAAATGTGACCTACATTGGTCAAACATATGTCCCTGATTTGTTCAGTTGCTTTAGTAAGTGAGGAGAATTCTATTGGTCAAGACATTGAATTTTGGAGTGTTTAAATGTTACGACTTGATCCACTATGCACTGATATTGACTAAAGAAAAATTAGACTACCTGATCTCCTTTCGTCACCCCATTCGgtaactatatttttaaaattaacttcattttatcattaatttttttaataaaggaagaagacaaaattaaattttttgtgtaataTCTATTGTATATAAGTATATTATACACCTCTTATAATTTTGAATAATGTTGTATATTAAGTGTATATATACAATTATACAAGaatatgcataattatataaatatatacatatgtatataatcaacaacaacatacccagtgtattcccatatagtggggtttggggagggtagagtatacacagaccatatcactacctcaggtgaagtagagagattgattccgatagacccccggccatatgtatatataatgttatgtatatataatgtttaGACAATATATCCACATTGTACAAGAGTATAAAATGGAGAGTAAAAAGAAAATTACCAAAACAAAAAGTTTGTAttgtatatatacaacaatatataatgcagtatactaataaatatataataatgtactacacaatgtataaatatatacactGTTACACCAGAAAATAGATTTCGTCTTCTTCCATGAATCCAAGCATCAAATTCAATGAAACACACTTTAAAACTACACCAAAACATCCAAAATTTCAGATTTGGACTCCTCAATATATAACCGATCTTTATAACTATACGCACTCAAAACAGAGTATTTACGAAAATATTAGAACCACAATtgtagaacaacaacaacaacatacccagtgtattcccacatagtggagtTTGGGGAGGGTGGAGTAAATGCAGACCATATCACTACcttaggtgaagtagagaggctgttttcgatagacccccatattaggaccgataacagtataacaaacacaaaagataagtgcatatgaactagtacagtatgcaaaataaactaacagtataacaaacataaaagataaatttatataaaatagtacggtattcaaaataaactaacactgctAGCCGCAAGCTAATACTACAGCCACAATACCACAAAAAAAAGCTCTAGACATAAAAGAACGCTCCCCTACtattaccgacgcactcccaccccctaatcctctaccctaatccacgaCCTCTACACCTTCCTATCAAAGGTCATGTCTTCCGTAGgctataactgctccatatcatacctaatcacctccctccaatatttcttcgatctacctctaccccacctaaaatcatccatagccagtgtctcataCCTCCGCACTGAAGCATCTgatcccctcctcatcacatgcccaaaccaacgtaacctcacttcttgcatcttgtcctccactgatgcaactcccaccttctcccaaataatcttaTTCCTCACCCTAGTTTTCCTAGTATATCCACACATTCATCGCAATATTCTCATCTCTggcaccttcaacttttggatttGGGATTTCTTAACTGGACAACACCCCACTTCATACAACGTAGTCAGTcagactaccactctgtagaactttcCCTTAAGCTTCGAgggaaccttcttatcacatagaacTCCCAAAGCGatcctccatttcaaccacccttcCCCAATACAATGTGTgatatcctc
Coding sequences within:
- the LOC107876387 gene encoding uncharacterized protein LOC107876387; translated protein: MTRGRGRGRTGRGGKSAVRSNNDVTADIPTVPTPAIVTSQDDVIGGQNNTNQVQPLIPQIRSTVQTSGDGSNHTTPVSSLTALNQMNKTREDMTRGRGTSRGSIRRVGKSAARTNMPVRTANMPTIPTPIVAPQTVGGVGAPTFNHGNTSPTTLNQTNPTTIGTSSQTNQVGEDISRSNTNRESNSSRSHVRTLVTITSTGLQPSKACSNMIHESFKNELDHNGVNWKGVSYDIKDGYFGEFKKHFYWVSSITDAAVKKHCTMLNTSFLHAAEMGRDLTPSELHLHLHTHGHDGKSFIDERSRIVHERFEEILREKTLSESIIDQIEAYYQAAGGEKKRRVFGLGSEAKGYYGQTLSTDSYLDEFVKRLIPALKNHFFPIVIKEVQKLVSSRSVVTPPATPLDDLDSLNDDCNDLDQL